A DNA window from Candidatus Acidulodesulfobacterium acidiphilum contains the following coding sequences:
- the leuC gene encoding 3-isopropylmalate dehydratase large subunit, with protein MAKPLTITEKIILNHTDLQEISSGDIVNARVDLALGNDITAPIAIKEFSAIGVDTVFDRKKIALVPDHFVPNKDILSAKQAKMMREFAKKFDIENYFECGEAGVEHALLPEKGIVLPGDLVIGADSHTCTYGALGAFATGVGSTDLAYAMAFGELWLKVPESIKVIFEGKPKKWVSGKDLVLYLIGQIGVEGANYMALEFTGSTFKHLGMADRLTISNMAIEAGAKSGIFEPDEITESYVKSRAKRDYIFYKSDEGAEYAKVLNYNTETINPQVAFPHLPENSVDINEASAKNIKIDQSVIGSCTNGRIEDLRVAAEILKGKKIAKYTRLIVIPATPDIYRMAEKEGLIDIFLDAGGVVSTPTCGPCLGGYMGILADGERAISSTNRNFKGRMGDVTSEVYLANPAVCAASAILGKIAGPEEVVS; from the coding sequence ATGGCAAAACCATTAACCATTACCGAAAAAATCATTTTAAATCATACCGATTTGCAGGAAATATCTTCGGGAGACATAGTAAACGCAAGGGTGGATTTAGCCTTAGGTAACGATATAACCGCGCCTATAGCCATAAAAGAGTTTTCCGCAATAGGCGTAGATACGGTATTCGACAGAAAAAAAATAGCGCTTGTTCCGGACCACTTCGTTCCCAACAAAGATATATTGAGCGCAAAGCAGGCGAAAATGATGAGGGAGTTTGCAAAAAAATTCGATATTGAAAATTATTTTGAGTGCGGAGAAGCCGGCGTCGAGCATGCGCTTCTTCCCGAAAAAGGCATAGTCCTTCCGGGAGATTTAGTGATAGGAGCCGATTCGCATACCTGCACATACGGAGCGCTTGGAGCTTTTGCTACAGGAGTCGGTTCTACCGATTTAGCCTATGCTATGGCATTCGGTGAATTATGGCTTAAAGTTCCGGAATCGATAAAAGTTATTTTTGAGGGCAAACCGAAAAAATGGGTGTCCGGCAAAGATTTAGTTCTTTATCTGATAGGTCAGATAGGAGTAGAAGGCGCAAACTATATGGCGCTGGAATTTACCGGAAGCACGTTTAAACATCTCGGTATGGCGGACAGGCTTACTATATCCAATATGGCTATCGAAGCCGGAGCAAAAAGCGGAATATTCGAGCCGGACGAAATTACCGAAAGTTACGTCAAGAGCAGGGCAAAAAGAGACTATATATTCTATAAGAGCGACGAAGGCGCGGAATATGCGAAAGTATTAAATTATAATACCGAAACTATCAATCCTCAGGTTGCTTTTCCGCATCTTCCGGAAAACAGCGTAGATATTAACGAAGCGTCCGCAAAAAATATAAAAATAGACCAATCCGTTATAGGTTCCTGCACTAACGGCAGAATAGAAGATTTAAGAGTTGCGGCGGAGATATTAAAAGGTAAAAAGATAGCCAAGTACACAAGGCTTATAGTAATTCCGGCGACTCCCGATATTTACAGAATGGCTGAAAAAGAAGGGCTTATAGATATATTTTTGGATGCCGGAGGAGTTGTGAGTACGCCTACTTGCGGACCTTGTCTCGGCGGATATATGGGAATACTTGCAGACGGCGAAAGAGCGATATCTTCGACTAACAGGAATTTTAAAGGAAGGATGGGCGACGTTACGAGCGAGGTATATCTTGCAAATCCCGCGGTTTGCGCTGCGTCCGCCATACTCGGCAAGATTGCGGGTCCAGAAGAAGTAGTATCTTAA
- the ybeY gene encoding rRNA maturation RNase YbeY has protein sequence MKQAKSIINITDIQRKSKINQRLVRYIVKNSVNKLYCGYYEIDIIFCSENYIKTLNKTYRNQNKATDVLSFEIKEWENGVYHIGEIYISPSVAQKNYLKNREFWEKSEWISLNGDNYEYKDENKESRPRYYYLKGFRREIALLVIHGILHLFGYVHDEEHKMNLDDEDYDEDMKNMQNFLYKELNWKL, from the coding sequence GTGAAGCAGGCAAAGTCGATAATAAATATAACGGATATTCAGAGAAAATCGAAAATAAACCAAAGGTTAGTCCGCTATATCGTTAAAAATTCCGTAAACAAACTTTATTGCGGTTATTATGAAATAGATATAATTTTCTGTTCAGAAAATTATATTAAAACATTGAATAAAACTTACAGGAATCAAAATAAAGCTACCGACGTACTGTCGTTTGAGATTAAAGAATGGGAAAACGGCGTTTATCATATCGGCGAAATATATATATCGCCGTCCGTTGCGCAAAAAAACTACCTCAAAAACCGCGAGTTTTGGGAAAAATCAGAGTGGATATCCCTGAACGGCGATAATTACGAATATAAAGACGAAAATAAAGAAAGCCGACCCCGATATTATTACCTAAAAGGTTTTCGCAGGGAGATCGCTCTGCTTGTTATACACGGTATTCTTCACCTTTTCGGATACGTTCACGACGAAGAACACAAAATGAATTTAGACGATGAAGATTATGATGAAGATATGAAAAATATGCAGAATTTTTTATATAAAGAGTTAAACTGGAAATTGTAA
- a CDS encoding PhoH family protein → MSVRGNTVIVKGLKKNIRTAVFFIKDLINLFKTNETIADADLKRLAKLKIDSPEINVAAHLYPSILLTPRKKNITPRTPNQKKYTDAIFKSDVVIGIGPAGTGKTYLAMACAISLFQNKVFDRIILTRPAVEAGEKLGFLPGDIAQKINPYLRPLYDALYEMTEFEKAMRLIETDVIEIAPIAFMRGRTLNNSFIILDEAQNATNEQMKMMLTRIGSGSKIVVNGDITQTDLPSDKDSGLIKASKILKNIDGIEVVSFDETDVLRHKLVRDIIKAYEKN, encoded by the coding sequence ATGTCGGTCAGGGGCAATACGGTAATCGTAAAAGGATTAAAAAAGAATATACGTACCGCCGTTTTTTTTATAAAGGATTTGATAAATCTGTTTAAAACAAACGAAACTATAGCCGATGCAGATTTAAAAAGATTGGCTAAATTAAAAATAGACAGTCCGGAAATTAACGTAGCCGCTCATTTATATCCGTCTATTCTTTTAACTCCAAGAAAGAAAAATATAACTCCGAGAACTCCAAATCAGAAAAAATACACTGATGCAATTTTTAAAAGCGACGTAGTTATCGGCATAGGTCCTGCAGGAACAGGAAAAACTTATCTTGCAATGGCTTGTGCTATATCTTTATTTCAGAATAAAGTTTTTGACAGGATAATTTTGACTCGTCCTGCTGTGGAGGCAGGAGAAAAATTAGGTTTCCTGCCTGGAGATATTGCGCAAAAGATAAATCCGTATTTGCGTCCGCTATACGATGCACTCTATGAAATGACGGAGTTTGAAAAAGCTATGAGACTTATAGAAACGGATGTTATAGAAATCGCTCCTATAGCTTTTATGAGAGGAAGGACTTTAAATAACTCGTTTATAATACTTGACGAAGCGCAAAATGCTACTAACGAACAGATGAAAATGATGCTGACCAGAATAGGTTCCGGATCTAAAATAGTAGTAAACGGCGATATTACCCAGACGGACCTGCCTTCCGATAAAGATTCCGGCCTTATAAAAGCAAGCAAGATATTAAAAAATATAGACGGCATAGAAGTAGTAAGTTTTGACGAAACAGACGTCCTGCGACATAAATTAGTCCGCGATATAATAAAAGCATATGAAAAGAACTAA
- the leuB gene encoding 3-isopropylmalate dehydrogenase: MIKLALFPGDGIGTEVAEEAVNVLKFLFDSHSVRYEIEKGLVGGASYDAYGKPLTEETLKIAKEADAVIFGAVGGYKWESLPIELRPEKALLSLRYELGLYANLRPSKIYDELIDASPLKKDVVQGTDMMIVRELTGGIYFGQPRGVSDLEDGQKKGVNTLVYTTKEIERIAKIAFEIAMKRRKKVLSVDKANVLECTELWRNVVAETAKSYPEVELTNMYVDNCSMQLIRQPKNFDVIVTTNLFGDILSDESSMVAGSIGMLPSASLNGKKGMYEPIHGSAPDIAGQNKANPLAAILSVAMMLKYSFDMDELANKIDKAVEKVIKSGYRTVDIYSKEQGTKLVGTKEMGLAVIEELKK, from the coding sequence ATGATTAAGTTAGCTCTTTTCCCTGGCGACGGAATAGGAACAGAAGTAGCCGAAGAAGCCGTTAACGTATTAAAATTTTTATTTGATTCACATTCGGTAAGATATGAAATAGAAAAAGGACTCGTCGGCGGAGCATCTTATGATGCATACGGAAAGCCTTTAACCGAGGAAACCCTTAAAATAGCAAAAGAAGCTGATGCCGTAATTTTTGGAGCGGTAGGCGGTTATAAATGGGAATCGCTGCCAATTGAACTTAGACCGGAAAAAGCATTGCTTTCTTTAAGATATGAACTTGGTTTATATGCAAATTTAAGGCCTTCTAAAATTTATGACGAACTTATCGATGCTTCCCCTTTAAAGAAAGATGTCGTTCAGGGGACGGACATGATGATAGTGAGAGAACTTACCGGCGGGATATATTTCGGTCAGCCAAGAGGCGTTTCCGACTTGGAGGACGGACAGAAAAAAGGCGTTAATACACTTGTTTATACTACTAAAGAAATAGAAAGGATAGCAAAAATAGCTTTTGAAATTGCTATGAAAAGAAGAAAAAAAGTTTTGTCGGTGGACAAAGCAAACGTATTGGAATGCACGGAATTATGGCGCAACGTAGTTGCGGAAACAGCTAAGAGTTATCCTGAAGTGGAACTTACCAATATGTACGTCGATAACTGTTCTATGCAGTTAATAAGACAGCCGAAAAATTTTGACGTTATCGTAACTACCAACCTGTTCGGCGATATTTTGAGCGATGAATCTTCTATGGTAGCCGGTTCTATAGGTATGCTGCCCTCAGCAAGCCTTAACGGCAAAAAAGGCATGTATGAGCCTATTCACGGAAGCGCTCCGGATATTGCGGGACAGAATAAAGCAAATCCTTTAGCCGCAATATTATCGGTCGCAATGATGTTGAAATACAGTTTCGATATGGACGAGCTTGCAAACAAAATTGACAAAGCCGTAGAAAAAGTTATCAAAAGCGGTTATAGGACTGTCGATATCTATTCAAAAGAACAGGGAACAAAACTTGTGGGCACAAAAGAAATGGGTCTTGCCGTAATTGAAGAATTAAAAAAATAA
- a CDS encoding 2-isopropylmalate synthase: MGGDAFKKIKIFDTTLRDGEQSPGASMNIDEKLNLARQLARLGVDVIEAGFPIASEGDFEAVSAIAQEIKGIEIAGLARANEKDIYRAYSAVKHAEKPVIHTFIATSDVHLKYKLKMTRDELYERAVNMVKYAKSFIENVEFSAEDASRSDLDFLCKVIKGVIDAGATTVNIPDTVGYATPFEFFNFIKNIRERVEEIENIVLSVHSHNDLGLGVANSLSAILAGANQVECTINGIGERAGNAALEEIVMALEVRKDIYNAVTSINTSEIFRTSQLLTHITGISVQPNKAIVGKNAFSHEAGIHQDGVLKEKTTYEIMTPESVGRQPDELVLGKHSGKHAFKEKLNSLGYLLNDEEIEKAFVKFKNLADKKKDIYDEDIDSLVSNSHHLVEKYELKYVNVVCGDTVSPLAMVKLKVDGELKHDSSCGNGPVDAAVNAIEKIVNSQAKVIGYEVKSIRGTTEAQGNVSITIEHKGESITGRSAHTDIVTASAKAYVNALNKLYVHNKNAANKTICEIEINA, translated from the coding sequence ATGGGCGGCGATGCTTTTAAAAAAATAAAAATATTCGATACTACCCTTAGGGACGGCGAGCAGTCTCCCGGCGCCAGCATGAATATAGACGAAAAGCTAAACTTGGCGAGACAGTTGGCAAGGCTCGGCGTGGATGTCATAGAAGCCGGTTTTCCTATTGCCTCCGAGGGCGATTTTGAAGCCGTCAGCGCTATAGCTCAAGAGATAAAAGGCATTGAAATAGCCGGTCTTGCAAGGGCAAACGAAAAAGATATATACAGGGCGTATTCTGCGGTAAAACATGCAGAAAAACCGGTTATACATACATTTATTGCTACTTCTGACGTACATCTTAAATACAAGCTTAAAATGACTCGCGATGAATTATACGAGCGCGCAGTCAATATGGTAAAATACGCAAAATCGTTCATAGAAAATGTAGAATTTTCTGCCGAAGACGCTTCCAGATCCGATTTAGATTTTTTATGCAAAGTAATTAAAGGAGTTATAGACGCAGGCGCAACTACCGTTAATATTCCGGATACGGTAGGATATGCGACGCCTTTCGAATTTTTTAATTTTATAAAAAATATCAGGGAAAGAGTCGAAGAAATAGAAAATATTGTTTTAAGCGTACACTCTCACAACGATTTAGGTCTCGGCGTAGCAAATTCTTTGTCGGCGATACTTGCAGGAGCAAATCAGGTCGAATGCACTATAAACGGTATCGGCGAGAGGGCAGGCAATGCCGCGCTGGAAGAAATAGTTATGGCTTTAGAAGTCAGGAAAGATATATATAATGCCGTAACATCTATAAATACATCGGAGATATTTAGAACTTCACAGCTTTTAACTCATATAACCGGTATATCGGTTCAGCCGAATAAGGCTATCGTCGGCAAAAATGCTTTTTCGCACGAAGCGGGAATTCATCAGGACGGAGTACTTAAAGAAAAAACTACGTATGAGATTATGACTCCCGAGAGCGTCGGAAGACAGCCGGACGAACTTGTTCTGGGCAAGCACTCCGGAAAACATGCATTTAAAGAAAAACTTAATTCTCTAGGTTATTTATTGAACGACGAAGAGATAGAAAAAGCTTTCGTAAAATTCAAAAACCTTGCGGACAAAAAAAAAGATATATATGATGAAGACATAGATTCCCTTGTTTCTAATTCGCATCATTTAGTAGAGAAATACGAATTAAAATACGTAAACGTAGTTTGCGGCGATACCGTTTCGCCTCTTGCAATGGTAAAACTTAAAGTTGACGGAGAGTTAAAACACGATTCTTCCTGCGGAAACGGTCCGGTAGATGCAGCGGTTAACGCCATAGAAAAAATCGTAAATTCTCAGGCTAAAGTTATCGGCTACGAAGTTAAATCTATAAGGGGAACTACGGAAGCACAGGGAAACGTCTCCATTACCATAGAACACAAAGGCGAGAGCATTACCGGAAGAAGCGCTCATACCGACATAGTTACCGCCAGCGCCAAGGCTTACGTTAACGCGTTGAATAAGCTATACGTTCATAATAAAAACGCCGCAAATAAAACAATCTGCGAAATTGAAATTAACGCTTGA
- a CDS encoding 3-isopropylmalate dehydratase small subunit — protein sequence MIFKGKVFKFGDNIDTDAIIPARYLNDSSEENLKKHCMEDADETFSSKVLKGDFIVAGNNFGCGSSREHAPIAIKSCGVTIVIAKSFARIFYRNSFNIGLFILSADTDGIENEDMLEVNTDTGEIKNLTKNKVVNAKPIPKFMSELVNAGGLIAYAKKKIKEGKK from the coding sequence ATGATATTCAAAGGAAAAGTATTTAAATTCGGCGACAATATAGATACCGATGCTATAATACCCGCAAGATATCTGAACGATTCTAGCGAAGAAAATTTAAAAAAACACTGCATGGAAGATGCCGACGAAACATTTTCTTCCAAAGTATTAAAAGGCGATTTTATAGTCGCGGGAAATAATTTCGGATGCGGATCTTCGAGGGAGCATGCTCCTATAGCCATTAAATCGTGCGGCGTTACAATAGTAATAGCTAAAAGCTTTGCCAGGATATTTTATCGTAATTCATTTAATATAGGATTATTTATTCTTTCCGCTGATACCGACGGCATAGAAAACGAAGATATGCTTGAAGTAAATACCGATACGGGAGAAATTAAAAATCTAACTAAAAATAAAGTTGTTAACGCCAAACCTATTCCTAAATTTATGTCGGAATTAGTTAATGCGGGCGGTTTAATAGCTTATGCTAAAAAAAAGATTAAGGAGGGTAAGAAATAG
- a CDS encoding HDIG domain-containing protein yields the protein MKRTKFLEFLKNNSIEIKSRYSALLIILLIASVLLTFLLYNGLEFIKNKYKAGEIATKTIIAKRNFRYVNTKATNAILKKKIAKSPDVYFYYPEIKTNINRRIKQSFSLARTYKDEHKPDKKNQSITENIFESKLGAKLNKNVLNEFYYLNYNKNLEKYVLNIVSSVYKTGVISKLPSSGKNMEIKNTVTDTQKIVSYPQIFFTAKKAKSFAYYYTVKYLYFLPNYMRMYIYDISYNIIKPDIVYSKYLTLKKIEIIKKENKPIFIHVNKGSLLIKAGELIAKSKALELNTYDSKFKLKNNIPSLIGLFLVITTLLWLSYIFPFKYIKKFRTTLDFKNILFVITILLFSILLIKAGIIFSNALALYFPFIDKNDLYYLIPFAFGPMLVRIILNSEVSVVYIALFSILTSIIFKNSIFFMVYTFAGSFIASYEVFDFSSWGRVIRAGVITGSINVVMVSAFALIGFNLINVQTLYAVVSAFLSGVISSIMVIGLIPVLESIFGFTTDFKLLELSSAGNPLLRQFSIAAPGTYQHSIMTSTLAESAATAVGANPLLARVASLYHDIGKITKPNYFIENIVNSENPHDKLSPTMSSLIIASHVKDGQELAKKYKLGNKIESIIAEHHGTSMIGSFYEKAYNENKGAHISSDAFRYAGRKPQTKEAGIIMLADSVEAISRSMSNISPSRLEQMVRKTINRIYTDGQLDECELTLKDLHIIGDAFVKVLNSVFHQRIPYIDRQTGGADKSEAGKVDNKYNGYSEKIENKPKVSPLYR from the coding sequence ATGAAAAGAACTAAATTTTTAGAATTTTTAAAAAATAATTCTATCGAAATCAAAAGCCGTTATTCCGCTCTTTTAATCATTCTTTTAATAGCTTCGGTATTATTGACTTTTCTGCTTTATAACGGTTTGGAATTTATAAAAAATAAGTATAAAGCAGGAGAGATAGCAACAAAAACGATAATAGCCAAAAGAAATTTTAGATATGTAAATACAAAAGCAACCAACGCAATTTTAAAAAAGAAGATTGCCAAAAGCCCCGATGTTTATTTTTATTATCCTGAAATTAAAACAAATATAAATAGGAGAATAAAACAATCCTTTTCCTTAGCAAGAACATATAAAGACGAACACAAGCCCGATAAGAAAAATCAAAGTATTACGGAAAACATATTCGAGTCTAAATTAGGAGCAAAATTAAATAAAAACGTTCTTAACGAATTTTATTATTTAAATTACAACAAAAACTTAGAAAAATATGTTTTAAATATAGTTTCGAGCGTTTACAAAACGGGGGTTATTTCTAAACTGCCGTCGTCGGGCAAAAACATGGAAATAAAAAACACCGTAACGGATACACAAAAAATAGTAAGCTATCCTCAAATTTTTTTTACTGCCAAAAAAGCAAAAAGTTTCGCTTATTATTATACCGTAAAATATTTATATTTCCTGCCTAATTATATGCGTATGTATATTTACGATATTTCTTACAATATTATAAAACCGGATATAGTTTACTCAAAATATCTTACGCTAAAAAAAATAGAAATAATAAAAAAAGAAAATAAACCTATTTTTATACATGTAAACAAAGGCTCGCTCCTGATAAAGGCGGGAGAGCTGATAGCTAAGTCGAAAGCGCTTGAATTAAATACGTACGATTCTAAATTTAAATTAAAAAATAATATACCGTCTTTAATAGGATTGTTTTTGGTAATAACTACACTTTTGTGGTTATCATATATTTTTCCTTTCAAGTACATAAAAAAATTCAGGACGACGTTAGATTTCAAAAATATACTTTTTGTTATCACGATTTTACTTTTTTCGATATTATTGATAAAAGCGGGAATTATATTTTCCAACGCGCTTGCTTTATATTTCCCTTTTATAGATAAAAACGATTTATATTACCTGATTCCTTTCGCTTTTGGACCAATGCTTGTAAGGATAATTTTAAATTCGGAAGTTTCGGTTGTTTATATTGCGCTTTTCTCAATATTGACTTCTATAATTTTTAAAAATTCTATTTTTTTTATGGTATATACGTTCGCCGGAAGTTTTATAGCGTCTTATGAGGTTTTCGACTTCTCTTCTTGGGGAAGAGTAATAAGGGCCGGCGTTATTACGGGTTCGATAAACGTAGTAATGGTATCGGCATTTGCGTTAATAGGGTTTAATCTTATAAACGTTCAAACTCTTTATGCCGTCGTTTCGGCTTTTTTATCAGGCGTAATTTCTTCTATTATGGTTATAGGGCTTATTCCGGTTTTGGAAAGCATATTCGGCTTTACGACCGATTTTAAACTGCTTGAACTTTCAAGCGCCGGCAACCCTTTGCTCCGGCAGTTTTCTATAGCGGCTCCAGGCACCTACCAGCATTCGATAATGACTTCTACCCTTGCGGAATCTGCCGCTACGGCTGTGGGAGCCAACCCTCTTCTGGCGAGAGTTGCGAGCCTATACCACGATATAGGGAAAATAACAAAGCCCAACTATTTCATAGAAAATATAGTAAATTCCGAAAATCCGCACGACAAACTTTCTCCAACTATGAGCAGTTTGATTATAGCTTCGCATGTAAAAGACGGACAGGAACTTGCAAAAAAATATAAACTAGGAAATAAAATAGAAAGCATAATCGCCGAACATCACGGTACTTCTATGATAGGGTCTTTTTACGAAAAGGCGTATAACGAAAATAAAGGTGCGCATATTTCAAGCGACGCTTTCAGATACGCAGGTAGAAAACCGCAGACTAAAGAGGCTGGAATAATTATGTTGGCCGATTCCGTAGAAGCTATATCGAGATCGATGTCGAATATATCGCCGTCGAGACTTGAACAGATGGTCAGAAAAACTATAAATAGAATTTATACCGACGGACAGCTTGACGAATGCGAATTGACGCTGAAAGATCTTCATATTATAGGCGATGCTTTCGTGAAAGTTTTGAATTCCGTTTTTCATCAAAGAATTCCATATATAGACAGGCAGACCGGAGGAGCCGATAAAAGTGAAGCAGGCAAAGTCGATAATAAATATAACGGATATTCAGAGAAAATCGAAAATAAACCAAAGGTTAGTCCGCTATATCGTTAA
- a CDS encoding aspartate-semialdehyde dehydrogenase, which produces MKKEKYNVAITGATGLVGREFLEILEQRNFPVGELYLFASENSIGETIDFKGDEYIVDALREDSFQKKNIDIVLSSPGGQISAKFSPIAAKEGAVVIDNTSYFRMDKDVPLVVPEVNPDDIKYYSKKNIIANPNCSTIQMLVPLKPIHDKYKIKRIVVSTYQSTSGAGKKAMDELFYQTTGIINAQGDIFPEKFPVQIAFNCIPQIDVFADDGYTKEEIKMVNETRKIMHDENIGVSATTVRVPVFFSHGESVNIETEKSFDIKDIKKMLSETNGVKIIDDVLSENPEERYPYQTNVAGNDEVYVGRIRKDFSIPNGMNLWVVADNVRKGAALNAVQIAEILIKKYL; this is translated from the coding sequence ATGAAAAAAGAAAAATATAATGTTGCCATAACGGGAGCTACGGGTCTTGTCGGCAGGGAGTTTTTAGAGATACTGGAGCAGAGGAATTTTCCGGTAGGAGAACTCTATCTTTTTGCATCGGAAAATTCTATCGGAGAAACTATAGATTTTAAAGGCGACGAATATATAGTCGATGCCTTAAGGGAAGATTCTTTTCAAAAGAAGAATATAGACATAGTATTGTCGAGTCCCGGAGGCCAGATTAGCGCTAAATTTTCGCCTATCGCCGCCAAAGAAGGAGCGGTAGTTATAGACAATACGTCTTATTTCAGGATGGACAAAGACGTTCCTTTAGTCGTACCTGAAGTTAACCCCGACGATATAAAATATTATTCCAAAAAAAATATAATCGCAAATCCTAACTGTTCGACCATTCAGATGCTAGTTCCACTCAAACCGATTCACGACAAATATAAGATAAAAAGAATAGTGGTATCGACTTACCAATCCACTTCGGGAGCCGGCAAAAAAGCTATGGACGAACTTTTTTACCAGACTACAGGCATTATAAATGCGCAAGGCGATATATTTCCGGAAAAATTTCCCGTGCAAATAGCTTTTAACTGTATTCCTCAAATAGACGTTTTTGCAGACGACGGATATACCAAAGAAGAGATTAAAATGGTAAACGAAACCCGTAAAATAATGCATGACGAAAATATAGGCGTGTCTGCCACTACGGTGAGAGTTCCGGTTTTCTTCTCACACGGCGAATCCGTTAATATCGAAACGGAAAAAAGTTTCGATATTAAAGATATAAAGAAAATGCTTTCGGAAACTAACGGAGTTAAAATTATAGACGACGTATTAAGCGAGAATCCAGAAGAGCGTTATCCTTACCAGACTAACGTCGCAGGAAACGACGAAGTATATGTCGGCAGGATAAGAAAGGACTTTTCCATTCCTAACGGCATGAATTTATGGGTAGTAGCCGACAACGTTCGGAAAGGAGCGGCTTTAAACGCCGTGCAGATAGCGGAAATTTTAATTAAAAAATATCTTTAA
- the murJ gene encoding murein biosynthesis integral membrane protein MurJ has protein sequence MSLKLRNHEIIKNLSVVSFFTLISRILGLLRDVCIAYFFGAGITTDAFFVAFRIPNLFRRLFGEGGISASFIPVYSESLVKKSEINSEDLFQTVFAILFFILLFLSLIGFLFSFVFVAVTAPGFLGKPFEFNLAVILTKVMFPYIFLIGLTAFLSGALNVHGSYAPGAMYPIILNIALILSAVFLKRFFHPAIFALATGVMIGGALQLASQIYYIKKKKIRLGFKFNFKSSDVKAVFKLLTPSLLGMAVIQLNLVFDTLLASFLPSGSISYLYYGDRLYQFPLGVFAIAMQTAIFPTLSASFAKNNIKEVDGAFNFASSLMFFIIIPSSIGLILLRSPLVKLIYMHGLFNAADAQKTAGVLLFFIIGLWASALLKTVVPVFYSMKDTKTPVNAAIISLFINIVFAVILMRVMGVYGLALASSISLIFNYLFLLRKLHRRKGIGLETTFFKSFLKTLAASLVMGVAVELIIAASNKMHFGRLSVVLISIAAGLIIYLAASLIFKNDSADILKNIIAKKN, from the coding sequence ATGTCTTTAAAATTGCGAAACCATGAGATAATTAAAAATTTATCCGTAGTTTCGTTTTTTACTTTAATAAGCAGAATTCTGGGTTTACTTAGAGACGTTTGCATTGCATACTTTTTCGGCGCCGGAATTACGACCGATGCGTTTTTTGTTGCGTTCAGGATACCCAATCTGTTCAGGAGGCTTTTCGGAGAAGGAGGGATATCTGCTTCTTTTATTCCCGTATATTCGGAAAGTTTGGTCAAAAAAAGCGAAATAAATTCGGAAGACCTTTTTCAAACCGTTTTCGCGATACTTTTTTTTATCCTTTTATTCCTTTCTCTTATAGGATTTTTATTTTCGTTTGTTTTTGTAGCCGTTACTGCGCCGGGCTTTTTGGGTAAACCTTTTGAGTTTAATCTTGCGGTTATTCTAACTAAGGTCATGTTCCCGTATATTTTTTTGATAGGACTTACCGCCTTTCTATCGGGAGCGTTAAACGTTCATGGTTCTTATGCTCCCGGCGCAATGTATCCGATAATATTAAATATAGCGCTTATATTATCGGCAGTTTTTTTAAAGCGGTTTTTTCACCCGGCTATTTTTGCTCTTGCGACGGGCGTTATGATAGGAGGAGCGCTTCAGCTTGCATCCCAGATTTATTATATTAAAAAAAAGAAAATACGCCTCGGTTTCAAGTTTAATTTTAAAAGTTCGGACGTAAAGGCAGTTTTTAAACTGCTTACCCCCTCGCTTTTAGGTATGGCGGTAATTCAGCTTAATCTCGTTTTCGATACGCTCCTTGCTTCTTTTCTTCCTTCCGGCAGTATATCTTATCTTTATTACGGCGACAGGCTTTATCAGTTTCCTCTCGGAGTTTTTGCAATAGCTATGCAGACCGCTATTTTTCCTACGCTTTCCGCTTCGTTTGCAAAAAATAATATAAAAGAAGTGGACGGAGCTTTTAATTTTGCGTCTTCGCTTATGTTTTTTATTATAATACCGTCAAGCATAGGGCTAATACTTTTAAGAAGCCCGCTCGTAAAATTAATATATATGCACGGGTTGTTTAATGCGGCAGACGCTCAAAAAACTGCCGGAGTTCTTCTGTTTTTTATAATAGGTTTATGGGCGTCTGCGCTTTTAAAAACGGTGGTCCCCGTTTTTTATTCTATGAAAGATACTAAAACGCCGGTTAATGCGGCGATAATTTCATTGTTTATAAATATCGTATTTGCGGTTATTCTTATGCGGGTGATGGGAGTATACGGACTTGCGCTGGCTTCCAGTATTTCTTTAATTTTCAATTATCTGTTTCTTTTGAGAAAACTGCATCGCAGGAAAGGTATAGGCTTAGAAACAACTTTTTTTAAATCTTTCCTGAAAACGTTAGCGGCAAGTTTAGTTATGGGGGTTGCAGTTGAATTGATAATAGCGGCTTCAAATAAAATGCATTTTGGCCGGTTATCGGTAGTTTTAATTTCTATAGCCGCAGGATTAATTATTTACTTAGCCGCTTCGCTAATTTTTAAGAACGATTCTGCAGATATATTAAAAAACATAATTGCTAAAAAAAATTAA